The Lycium barbarum isolate Lr01 chromosome 9, ASM1917538v2, whole genome shotgun sequence genome has a segment encoding these proteins:
- the LOC132611061 gene encoding CASP-like protein 1E1, which yields MKTLDLSNGAEKNRCEERVKCRSYEMVLRMMGLVFTLLAAIVAGTNMDTESVAVSLIDGLPPLHLTLTAKWNYMSSTVYFVVVNAVACAYAATSMAFQALTGGSRVKKWTGSVLVVALDLTIVTLLFSANGASAAVGLIALNGNPHSQWHKVCYAFKRYCIQGGAALAMSMLGSFFFLCLVLLLALNLHRTTLNY from the exons ATGAAGACACTGGATCTAAGCAACGGGGCAGAAAAAAATAGATGTGAAGAAAGGGTTAAGTGTAGAAGTTATGAAATGGTTTTAAGAATGATGGGGCTAGTTTTCACTCTACTAGCTGCTATTGTGGCTGGTACTAACATGGATACTGAGTCAGTTGCCGTATCTCTCATAGATGGCTTACCTCCTTTGCACCTTACTCTAACGGCCAAATGGAATTATATGTCTTCCACTGT GTACTTTGTGGTAGTGAATGCGGTGGCATGTGCATATGCAGCAACATCTATGGCATTTCAAGCTCTAACGGGCGGAAGCAGAGTAAAAAAATGGACAGGCTCAGTCTTAGTTGTTGCTCTAGACCTGACTATAGTTACACTCCTTTTTTCGGCCAACGGTGCGTCGGCTGCGGTTGGACTCATTGCTCTAAATGGCAACCCTCACTCTCAGTGGCACAAAGTTTGTTATGCTTTCAAGAGATATTGCATCCAAGGGGGAGCTGCTCTTGCTATGTCTATGCTTggttctttcttctttctttgccTTGTGCTGCTCCTCGCTTTGAATCTTCACAGAACTACTTTAAATTATTAA